The Leucobacter viscericola sequence TGAGAAGTGCCTCTGAATCGTGTCCGGAAGGTCCGCATAGCCGTATCCATTGAGCTGCGTTAGTTTTTCCAATTCACCTAAGGCAAGAGGGGTTTCGCTTCGAACACGTTCCCTTGCTTCCGCATCAGAACTCATGAACAGAATTAGGGTCGAAATGCGTTGCAGCCCGTCTACCACTTCCCAACGAAAATCACTGTTCGTAGCAACGAAGATCGGAGGGATGGGAAGCCCCAGGAATATTGACTCAATAAAAGCGGACGCAACCTTCTTACGCCAACGATATTTTCTTTGGTAGGCGGGAGCGATGCTTAGTTCATCGGCCTCGTACATGCGCACTAGCTCTCGGGTCGAAAAGCTAACACTAGCAACATCTACCTTTCGTCTCTCGACTGCTAGCTGCGCTTCAAGCCCATCGAAAACAGTTTGTGTCATGTAATCATGCTAGCTCTCTTTACCACCCCGCCACTCGAAGTCTTACAATAACGAAGTTGGCACCTAACTGCAGGGACTGGGCGCCGAGGGGATTTGGAGGGGATTTCTAGAATCCCACCAGAACAGGAGGCTTGCGTTCCCTTACAAGCATTGGTGCCCCCAGTAGGGATCGAACCTACGACCTGCGGATTAAAAGTCCGTAGCTCTACCGCTGAGCTATAGGGGCCAACCCGACTAGCGTAGCGGATACTTCGCCGCCTCGCGATTCGGGCACACAACCCGCGCTTTTAGGCCTGCGGTGAACGCATCCCAACATAATGGTCACTCATTACGTTGGAACGCGTTCACCGCAGATGCAAAAGCAGGGTAGCGACATTAGCCAGGCAATAACAGAGCCCTAAGCCTTACGGTACTCCGCCATAATCGGGCATTCGAAGGGATCCCTTGCAGCCAGGCCAACTCGGTTCAGATAGTCGATCACAATCCCGTACGACTTCCAGATCGTGGTCTCGGTGTAGGGCACATTCAAGGTCGAGCAGTGCTCGATCACAATCTCGCGAGCCTTCGCGAGGTGTGGCCGGGGCATGCTCGGGAAGAGGTGGTGCTCGATCTGGTAGTTCAGGCCGCCCATAAACCAGGTTGCGGCCCAGCCACCGGATACGTTGCGCGACGTGCGCACCTGCTTCGAGAAGAAGTCGAGGCGGGCGCCCTTCGCGAGAACCGGCATACCCTTGTGGTTTGGCGCGAACGATGCACCCATGTACACACCAAACACCGCGAGCTGTACTCCCACAAACGCGAACGCCATGCCGAGGGGCAAAAACAGGAACACGGGAGTGAGGTAGAGCGCAAAGCGGGCGAGGATCATTGCGATCTCGTACCAGCGCTTTTTCACGGGACCGGTCGAGAACAGGTGCTTCAGGCTGAGGTAGTGCAGGTTCAGGCCCTCAAGTGTCAGCAGCGGGAAGAACAACCAGCCCTGCTTGCGGGTAATCAGCCGAATGATGCCACGAGACTTGGCGGCGTCCTCTTCCAAGAACGAGATGGTGTCGACATCGATGTCGGGGTCTTTACCCACCATGTTCGGGTTCGAGTGGTGCCTGGTGTGCTTAGAATCCCACCACGAGTAGCTCATGCCGATGGATCCGGCGAGGATCCGCGCCAGCCGATCATTAGCGGGACCGAGCGGCATGATCTGGCGGTGGGCCGCCTCGTGCGTTAGAAACGCAATCTGCGTGAAGATGATCCCGAGCGCACCAGCGATGAGCAGCTGGAACCAGCTGTTGCCGAGAAGCACAAACCCGGTGATCGAACCGCCAAGGGCGACAGCGATCAACACGGCAACGAAGGTGTAGAACCAGGGAGTGCGCCGTAGTAGGCCGCTTTCACGGATAGTCTGGGCGATCTCGGTGTAAGCGCGCGTCATCTTGGGAAACGTGTCGCTGGTGGCGTAGGTCTGACGCAACGGACCAAGGTGCGAAGCTGGAGTCGACGGGGTGACAGTTGAAGGAACGATGATGACGTCCTCGTCTTTTACAGAAACACTTCGATGTTTCTTGGCTGTACAGCCAAGGGCAGAGGCGCCGATCGCTAACTCCAGGGTAAGCCTCGCACCATACCGGCAGCTGTATACATCGATATTAGACCTGTGAAACCCCCATCACGGCCGCGATCCTCTCCACTCCCTGCAACGTGCGCGAGACCGATTCGGCGCCGTACCCGACAATGATGCCATCGGGTCCGCCCTCGTCAGCAAGACTCTGCACCTGGCCGACGAGCACCCCACGTTTCTCTAGCTGCGCGACGACCTCTAACCCAGTTTTCCCGGGGGCAAGCGGGATCACCACATGCAGGCCACCGGCAGCACCGGTCACCGTGAGCCCGAGCTTCGTGCACTCGGCAAGCAGCAGTTCGCGTCGATGCCGGTATTCACGTCTGGTGCGGCCCACCTCTCGGCGAAAACCTCCGCCGCTCAAAAAGGCGGCGAGCGCCCGCTGAATCATCGCAGACACCGCCTCGCCCAGATCTTGTCTCGCTCGAAAAACCGCGGCCCGCAGCGCTTCAGCGTGCTGGCCTCGTCCCAGAACGATGGCTCCGCAGCGCAGGGAAGGCGAGAGCACTTTGTTGAGTGTCGTGACGTAGATCACGGCTCCGCCCCGATCCAGCGAAGCCATCGCCGGTAACACGGCGCCGTCGTGGCGAAACTCGCTGTCGTAATCGTCCTCGATCACATACGCACCGGTCTCTTCTGCCCAGCTCAGGATCGCGTGCCGCTCGACAGCGGGAATCCGCCCACCGAGCGGGTACTGGTGACTCGGTGTCACCATAACGGCATCAATCGTGTCAACTGCGGCGAGCGCGCGCAGACCAGCTGCTGTCACGCCGTCGTCCCCGACCGGAATGGGCACGAGTGTGGCTCCCGCCCGCCGCAGCGCCCACGCCCCCTCAATGTATCCGGGATCCTCCACCGCAATCCGGGGCTCACGGCCTCGCAGCTCCCGGAGCGCAAGGGCAATAATCGCGAGCGCCTCAGAGGTTCCGGTGGTGACCACGGCGTCTTCGGCATCGCAGTCGATGCCCCGGCTTCGCCGAGCCTGATCCGCAATAGCCCGCCGCAGTGCAGGTTCGCCGCGTGAATCGGGCGCATCCGACCGCCAGGGTTCTCGGGCCGCCGCGGTGAGCGCACGCACCCACTCCCTCGGAGGTGAGGGCGGCGTGTAGGGCCGACCGGGGCGCAGGTCGATCGGCGGGGTACTTGTGGCGGCCTCACTGGCCGCTTCAGGATCGCGCTCAACCGCGACAGCAGTCGGTTCGACGACCCAGTCCGGCAGCTCCTCGACAACCCGTGTGCCCGATCCCTGCTGGCTCTCGAGGTACCCCTCACCCACCAGCCGCTCGTAAGCACTCACCACGACTGACCGTGAGACCAGCAGCGTCTCGGCGAGCAGGCGACTGGGTGGCAGACTCTCACCGGGCCGTGTTGCTCCGCTCAGGATCAGCTCGCGCAAGTTGTGGGTGAGCTGGTCGGAGAGTGGTGTCGGCGATCCACGATCCACAACAAGCTGCGGGAACTGTTCCACGCGCCACCCCCTGCCCTGCCACAATCCAAAATTGGTACGTCATTAGTTTAAAGATTTGGACTTATTCAAAGACCTCTTGTGATCCTATCGTTGCTTCATCGACCCAGTTTTGGCGAGCCACTCAGAAAGGGCCACCATGGAAACCGCAACCGCCCCACTCGTTCCCCAGCGCATGCCCGAGAAGATGTCGAGCGACTTCGCTGATTTTGAGGCGCTGTGCGCAAGCACAACCCTCGCTCACGTCGCCTACAGTGGCGACAGCGGCCCGCTCGTCTTTCCAACCGCGTTCGCACTTCTCGACGGACACCTCATGATCCACGGTTCGACCGGCTCCCGCTGGATGCGCCACCTCGACGGCGCCCAGGCATCCGTCGCCATCACCAAAATTAGCGGGCTCATGGTTGCGCGCAGCACCTTCGAGTCGTCGGTGCTGTATCGCAGTGCGGTGGTCTTCGGCACGTTCACGCGGGTCGGGGCGGATCGGCACGAAGATCTACTGAACCGACTGTCTGAGCGGCTGATTCCTGGTCGCACGGCAGAAACCCGAGGCTCGGCGCGCAAAGAGCTGGCAGCGACGATGCTGCTGGAGATGCCGCTCGATCGCTGGTCACTGCGCGTATCCGAGGGCTGGCCAGAAGATGAGGACGACGACATCGCGGGCGATGCCTGGGCGGGAGTGATCCGACTCGGCGACCCGGTGGCAACATCCGAGGCCGCGCCTGACCTGCGGGCGGGGATCCCTGAACCCGAGTCAGTGCGCGCTCTGGTGCGGTCCCCGCGCGGGATTGTGTAATAGTCCCTGCAAGAACGCCTCAGTGCAAAAAGAGCAGCAGTCCGGCGACCGACATAAAAAGCACCCCGAAGATCGTGTTGAGCACCTTCTGACCACGCTCGCTCGAAACGTATCGCCTAAAAGGTCTGGCAGTCGCCGCGAAGAAGAACCACATGACGATCACATCGACGCCCACAACGGTCAGGGTAATGAGGGTGTACTGCGGCAACAACGGTTCGTTGACCCGAATGAACTGCGGGAGAAACGCGAGAAAGAAAACAATGGCCTTCGGGTTGAGCAGGTTCACCCAGAACCCACGCCGCAGCATTGACCAGGCGCTCTCTCCCTGCTGCGCGGCCGCATCATCATCGCTCGTCTTTGCGGAGGGCTTCGACAGGATCAGCCGGATCCCGAGATAGGCGAGGTAGGCGGCTCCCAGATAACGGATCCCGGTGAACAGCACCGGTGTCTGCGTGACGAGCACCCCAACACCCGCCGCAACGATCACGATGTGCACA is a genomic window containing:
- a CDS encoding acyl-CoA desaturase, coding for MIVPSTVTPSTPASHLGPLRQTYATSDTFPKMTRAYTEIAQTIRESGLLRRTPWFYTFVAVLIAVALGGSITGFVLLGNSWFQLLIAGALGIIFTQIAFLTHEAAHRQIMPLGPANDRLARILAGSIGMSYSWWDSKHTRHHSNPNMVGKDPDIDVDTISFLEEDAAKSRGIIRLITRKQGWLFFPLLTLEGLNLHYLSLKHLFSTGPVKKRWYEIAMILARFALYLTPVFLFLPLGMAFAFVGVQLAVFGVYMGASFAPNHKGMPVLAKGARLDFFSKQVRTSRNVSGGWAATWFMGGLNYQIEHHLFPSMPRPHLAKAREIVIEHCSTLNVPYTETTIWKSYGIVIDYLNRVGLAARDPFECPIMAEYRKA
- a CDS encoding PLP-dependent aminotransferase family protein, producing the protein MEQFPQLVVDRGSPTPLSDQLTHNLRELILSGATRPGESLPPSRLLAETLLVSRSVVVSAYERLVGEGYLESQQGSGTRVVEELPDWVVEPTAVAVERDPEAASEAATSTPPIDLRPGRPYTPPSPPREWVRALTAAAREPWRSDAPDSRGEPALRRAIADQARRSRGIDCDAEDAVVTTGTSEALAIIALALRELRGREPRIAVEDPGYIEGAWALRRAGATLVPIPVGDDGVTAAGLRALAAVDTIDAVMVTPSHQYPLGGRIPAVERHAILSWAEETGAYVIEDDYDSEFRHDGAVLPAMASLDRGGAVIYVTTLNKVLSPSLRCGAIVLGRGQHAEALRAAVFRARQDLGEAVSAMIQRALAAFLSGGGFRREVGRTRREYRHRRELLLAECTKLGLTVTGAAGGLHVVIPLAPGKTGLEVVAQLEKRGVLVGQVQSLADEGGPDGIIVGYGAESVSRTLQGVERIAAVMGVSQV
- a CDS encoding pyridoxamine 5'-phosphate oxidase family protein, whose amino-acid sequence is METATAPLVPQRMPEKMSSDFADFEALCASTTLAHVAYSGDSGPLVFPTAFALLDGHLMIHGSTGSRWMRHLDGAQASVAITKISGLMVARSTFESSVLYRSAVVFGTFTRVGADRHEDLLNRLSERLIPGRTAETRGSARKELAATMLLEMPLDRWSLRVSEGWPEDEDDDIAGDAWAGVIRLGDPVATSEAAPDLRAGIPEPESVRALVRSPRGIV
- a CDS encoding LysE family transporter, with the protein product MAPALWFSLLTASVVISLTPGAGAINTMSNALTVGWRRSIWGVLGQQLALLVHIVIVAAGVGVLVTQTPVLFTGIRYLGAAYLAYLGIRLILSKPSAKTSDDDAAAQQGESAWSMLRRGFWVNLLNPKAIVFFLAFLPQFIRVNEPLLPQYTLITLTVVGVDVIVMWFFFAATARPFRRYVSSERGQKVLNTIFGVLFMSVAGLLLFLH